AGGTTCGACCTTTCCTGGTAGCCAAATCCAAACGAAGACTTCGTCATAGCTTTTGGCTTTATCAGAAATCATCATCTACAGGCCTTCTGATTACGCGAACGCTTTTAGGAAGCAGGGCTATCTTATCATTAATTCTTTCTTGTAAAGATTCCAGAGCCCCAGTATCAGCGTCAAATAACTTTACGCCGACAAGAGCAGCAACCTCAAAGACAATACCGATTTTACATTTCATATTGCCGCTTTCGATTTTCTGCAAAGTCGTGCGGCTGATACCTGCCCGATCTGCCAAATCTTTTGCTGTCATTTTCTGCCCCATCCTCTCAAGGCGGATCATCTTGCCCATGACGGTAACTGCTTGCTGGCTATAACGAGAATATGGCCTAGCTTTGGTGTTTGACATAGTTTTTTGTCCATACTGATTATAGTCAGAGTACGCCTG
This sequence is a window from Pseudomonadota bacterium. Protein-coding genes within it:
- a CDS encoding helix-turn-helix transcriptional regulator gives rise to the protein MSNTKARPYSRYSQQAVTVMGKMIRLERMGQKMTAKDLADRAGISRTTLQKIESGNMKCKIGIVFEVAALVGVKLFDADTGALESLQERINDKIALLPKSVRVIRRPVDDDF